A DNA window from Streptomyces sp. 71268 contains the following coding sequences:
- a CDS encoding SIS domain-containing protein, whose protein sequence is MSESTRSVPAPLAERYLDAAIALLRAVRDEEAGPIAEAGTMIADTVQAGGRLFAFGAGHSSLPAQDVVYRAGGLALMNLLQVPGVIGVDVRPATLGSALERVNGLAGVVLDTSPAVAGDLLVIISLSGRNSLPVEMAMNARALGLKVIGVTSVAYASETKSRHASGTFLKDHCDLVLDSKIAVGDAELTADGVAAPFAPASTVVTSAVMQAVLASAAGELATRGINPPLLRSGNVDGGHEWNGRVMAEYGDRIFYRH, encoded by the coding sequence ATGAGCGAGAGCACGCGGTCAGTCCCTGCCCCCCTGGCCGAGCGGTACCTCGACGCGGCCATCGCGCTGCTACGCGCCGTACGGGACGAGGAAGCCGGGCCCATCGCCGAGGCGGGCACGATGATCGCGGACACCGTACAGGCGGGCGGGCGGCTCTTCGCCTTCGGCGCCGGGCACTCCTCGCTGCCCGCCCAGGACGTCGTGTACCGCGCGGGTGGGCTCGCGCTGATGAACCTGCTCCAGGTGCCCGGCGTGATCGGCGTCGACGTGCGGCCGGCCACCCTCGGCAGCGCGCTGGAGCGGGTGAACGGGCTGGCCGGTGTGGTCCTGGACACCAGCCCCGCCGTGGCCGGCGACCTGCTGGTGATCATCTCGCTGTCCGGTCGGAACTCGCTGCCCGTGGAGATGGCGATGAACGCCCGGGCGCTCGGCCTGAAGGTGATCGGCGTGACGTCGGTGGCGTACGCGTCGGAGACCAAGTCGCGGCACGCGTCGGGGACCTTCCTGAAGGACCACTGCGACCTCGTCCTCGACAGCAAGATCGCGGTCGGCGACGCCGAGTTGACCGCCGACGGCGTCGCCGCACCGTTCGCGCCGGCGTCGACGGTGGTGACCAGCGCCGTGATGCAGGCGGTCCTGGCGTCGGCGGCCGGCGAGTTGGCCACGCGCGGCATCAATCCGCCGCTGCTGCGCTCGGGCAACGTCGACGGGGGCCACGAGTGGAACGGGCGCGTGATGGCCGAGTACGGGGACCGGATCTTCTACCGGCACTGA
- a CDS encoding metal-dependent transcriptional regulator, which translates to MSGLIDTTEMYLRTILELEEEGVVPMRARIAERLDQSGPTVSQTVARMERDGLVTVAGDRHLELTDEGRRLATRVMRKHRLAECLLVDVIGLEWEQVHAEACRWEHVMSEAVERRVLELLRHPTESPYGNPIPGLEELGEPAEADPFLDSSMVSLLELEPGAEGKTVVVRRIGEPIQTDAQLMYTLRRAGVQPGAVVSVTESAGGVMIGSSGEAAELESAIASHVFVAKR; encoded by the coding sequence ATGTCCGGTTTGATCGATACGACGGAGATGTATCTCCGCACCATCTTGGAGCTCGAAGAAGAAGGCGTGGTCCCGATGCGCGCTCGGATCGCGGAGCGGCTCGACCAGAGCGGCCCCACGGTCAGCCAGACGGTGGCGCGAATGGAGCGCGACGGCCTGGTGACCGTGGCCGGCGACCGGCACCTGGAGCTGACCGACGAGGGGCGCCGGCTGGCGACGCGCGTCATGCGCAAGCACCGGCTCGCCGAGTGCCTGCTCGTCGACGTCATCGGCTTGGAGTGGGAGCAGGTGCACGCCGAGGCGTGCCGCTGGGAGCACGTGATGAGCGAGGCGGTGGAGCGGCGTGTGCTTGAGCTGCTGCGGCACCCCACCGAGTCGCCGTACGGCAACCCCATCCCCGGCCTGGAGGAGCTGGGCGAGCCGGCCGAGGCCGATCCGTTCCTGGACTCCAGCATGGTGAGCCTGCTGGAGCTGGAGCCGGGCGCGGAGGGCAAGACCGTCGTGGTGCGTCGCATCGGCGAGCCCATCCAGACGGACGCCCAGCTCATGTACACGCTGCGGCGGGCTGGAGTGCAGCCCGGCGCGGTGGTCAGCGTGACCGAGTCGGCCGGGGGCGTCATGATCGGCAGCAGCGGTGAGGCGGCGGAGCTGGAGTCCGCCATCGCGTCGCACGTCTTCGTGGCCAAGCGCTAG
- a CDS encoding alpha/beta hydrolase, translating into MVRRTDVTGAGGVRLAAWEYADPPKAVSGRAGEQVPGVLLLHGLMGRGAHWAETARWLSTRYRAVALDQRGHGRSEKPSGGPFTREAYVADAEAAVEQLGLAPVTLIGHSMGALTAWQLAARRPDLVRALVICDMRASALGAASQREWSEWFKSWPVPFATLADVRKWFGEGDPWLERPRPTRGEFFAEVMAERTDGWRPVFSRRQMLTARETWVHDAHWEDLAHVQCPTLVVRGLDGDLGRAEAQEMVRVLPRGIYAEVADAGHLVHYDQPEGWRRAVEPFLETALPA; encoded by the coding sequence ATGGTGCGGCGCACGGACGTGACCGGAGCTGGCGGGGTGCGGCTCGCCGCCTGGGAGTATGCCGATCCGCCCAAGGCGGTCAGCGGCAGGGCCGGCGAGCAGGTCCCCGGGGTGTTGTTGCTGCACGGGCTGATGGGCCGCGGTGCGCACTGGGCGGAGACCGCACGCTGGCTCTCCACCCGGTACCGCGCGGTCGCGCTCGACCAGCGGGGCCACGGCCGCAGCGAGAAGCCCTCCGGCGGCCCGTTCACGCGCGAGGCGTACGTGGCGGACGCGGAGGCCGCCGTCGAGCAGCTCGGCCTCGCCCCGGTCACCCTGATCGGGCACTCCATGGGCGCCCTGACGGCGTGGCAGCTCGCCGCCCGCCGCCCCGACCTCGTGCGCGCCCTGGTCATCTGCGACATGCGGGCATCCGCACTGGGCGCGGCCTCGCAGCGCGAGTGGTCGGAGTGGTTCAAGTCCTGGCCGGTTCCCTTCGCCACGCTGGCCGACGTCCGCAAGTGGTTCGGCGAGGGCGACCCCTGGCTGGAGCGCCCGCGCCCGACCCGGGGCGAGTTCTTCGCCGAGGTGATGGCCGAGCGCACCGACGGCTGGCGCCCGGTCTTCTCCCGCCGCCAGATGCTGACGGCCCGCGAGACCTGGGTGCACGACGCCCACTGGGAGGACCTCGCCCACGTCCAGTGCCCGACCCTGGTCGTGCGCGGCCTGGACGGCGACCTGGGCCGGGCGGAGGCCCAGGAAATGGTGCGCGTACTGCCCCGCGGCATATACGCGGAGGTGGCGGACGCCGGCCACCTCGTCCACTACGACCAGCCCGAGGGCTGGCGGCGCGCGGTCGAACCCTTCCTGGAGACAGCCCTCCCGGCCTGA